In Luteolibacter sp. Y139, the following proteins share a genomic window:
- the groL gene encoding chaperonin GroEL (60 kDa chaperone family; promotes refolding of misfolded polypeptides especially under stressful conditions; forms two stacked rings of heptamers to form a barrel-shaped 14mer; ends can be capped by GroES; misfolded proteins enter the barrel where they are refolded when GroES binds): protein MAKQLQFDESARQALLRGVEKLARAVKATLGPAGRNVILDKKFGSPTITKDGVSVAKEIELECPYENMGAQLIREVSSRTSDIAGDGTTTATVLAEAIYKEGLRNVTAGANPISLQRGIMKATEAIVAQLKVISKEVNDTKEIAQVATVSANWDTTIGNIIADAMDKVGKDGTITVEEAKGIETTLDVVEGMQFDKGYLSPYFVTDAESMEVVLDNAYLLINEKKISSLKDMLPLLEKVAKTGRPLLIIAEDVEGEALATLVVNKLRGILNIAAVKAPGFGDRRKAMLEDLAILTGGKVITEDLGIKLESVELADLGTAKRITISKEATTIVEGAGTSESITGRVNQIRRQIEDTTSDYDREKLQERLAKLAGGVAVINVGAATETEMKEKKARVEDALHATRAAVEEGIVAGGGTALIRAQAAVGDLGLAGDEKTGAGIVARAIEAPLRQLAANAGREGALIVENVKTNKEGHGYNVATDKYEDLIASGVVDPTKVTRSALQNAASIAGLLLTTEALITEIKEEKPAGGGGHGHDHGMGDY from the coding sequence ATGGCCAAACAACTCCAATTCGACGAATCCGCCCGCCAGGCCCTTCTGCGCGGTGTCGAGAAGCTCGCCCGCGCCGTCAAGGCAACCCTCGGACCTGCCGGTCGCAATGTCATCCTCGACAAGAAGTTCGGCTCCCCGACTATCACCAAGGACGGTGTCTCCGTCGCCAAGGAGATCGAGCTTGAGTGCCCCTATGAAAACATGGGCGCCCAGCTGATCCGCGAAGTCTCCAGCCGCACCTCCGACATCGCCGGTGACGGCACCACCACCGCCACCGTGCTTGCCGAAGCCATCTACAAGGAAGGCCTCCGCAACGTCACCGCCGGTGCCAACCCGATCAGCCTGCAGCGCGGCATCATGAAGGCCACCGAGGCCATCGTCGCCCAGCTCAAGGTCATCTCCAAGGAAGTCAACGACACCAAGGAAATCGCCCAGGTCGCCACCGTCTCCGCCAACTGGGACACCACCATCGGCAACATCATCGCCGATGCCATGGACAAGGTCGGCAAGGACGGCACCATCACCGTGGAAGAAGCCAAGGGCATCGAGACCACCCTCGACGTGGTCGAAGGCATGCAGTTCGACAAGGGCTACCTCAGCCCCTACTTCGTGACCGATGCGGAGAGCATGGAAGTCGTGCTCGATAACGCTTACCTCCTCATCAACGAGAAGAAGATCTCGTCCCTCAAGGACATGCTTCCTCTCCTCGAGAAGGTCGCCAAGACCGGCCGCCCGCTCCTCATCATCGCCGAAGACGTCGAAGGTGAAGCCCTTGCCACCCTCGTGGTGAACAAGCTCCGCGGCATCCTCAACATCGCTGCCGTCAAGGCTCCTGGCTTCGGCGACCGCCGCAAGGCCATGCTCGAAGACCTCGCCATCCTCACCGGCGGCAAGGTCATCACCGAAGACCTCGGCATCAAGCTCGAGTCCGTCGAGCTCGCCGACCTCGGCACCGCCAAGCGCATCACCATCTCGAAGGAAGCCACCACCATCGTTGAAGGTGCCGGCACCAGCGAAAGCATCACCGGCCGCGTCAATCAGATCCGCCGCCAGATCGAAGACACCACCAGCGACTACGACCGCGAGAAGCTCCAGGAGCGCCTCGCCAAGCTCGCCGGCGGCGTCGCCGTCATCAACGTCGGTGCTGCCACCGAGACCGAGATGAAGGAAAAGAAGGCCCGCGTGGAAGACGCCCTGCACGCCACCCGCGCTGCGGTGGAAGAAGGCATCGTCGCAGGCGGTGGTACCGCCCTGATCCGCGCCCAGGCCGCCGTGGGTGACCTCGGCCTCGCCGGTGACGAGAAGACCGGTGCCGGCATCGTGGCTCGCGCCATCGAAGCCCCGCTCCGCCAGCTCGCCGCCAATGCCGGCCGCGAAGGCGCTCTCATCGTCGAGAACGTCAAGACCAACAAGGAAGGCCACGGCTACAACGTCGCCACCGACAAGTATGAGGACCTCATCGCCTCCGGCGTTGTCGACCCGACCAAGGTGACCCGTTCCGCCCTGCAGAACGCTGCCTCGATCGCCGGCCTGCTCCTCACCACTGAGGCGCTCATCACCGAGATCAAGGAAGAGAAGCCCGCCGGCGGCGGTGGCCACGGCCACGACCACGGCATGGGCGACTACTAA
- a CDS encoding co-chaperone GroES codes for MATIKPLGQRVLVKRIDAEAISAGGIVLPDTAKEKPQEAEVLSLGTGGKDEDGKTIEFTVKVGDKVLISKYGGTEVKVDGQEVLIISESDILGIVA; via the coding sequence ATGGCTACCATCAAACCACTCGGTCAACGCGTGCTCGTGAAGCGCATCGACGCCGAAGCGATCTCCGCCGGCGGCATCGTGCTGCCTGACACCGCCAAGGAAAAGCCGCAGGAAGCGGAAGTCCTCAGCCTCGGCACCGGCGGCAAGGATGAAGATGGCAAGACCATCGAGTTCACCGTGAAGGTGGGCGACAAGGTCCTTATCTCCAAGTACGGCGGCACCGAAGTCAAAGTCGACGGCCAGGAAGTGCTGATCATTTCCGAGTCCGACATCCTTGGCATCGTCGCCTGA
- the dnaK gene encoding molecular chaperone DnaK, translated as MSKILGIDLGTTNSCMAVMEGGEPVVLENSEGARTTPSVVAFTKSGERVIGQAAKRQAVTNPKNTIFSAKRLIGRKFSELSEADKKMPYKIVAAANGDAHIQVEVGGETKTYSPQEIAAMVLGKLKADAEAKLGETITDAVITVPAYFNDSQRNATKAAGEIAGLNVRRIINEPTAAALAYGLDKKSDEKIAVYDLGGGTFDISVLEIGDGVFEVLATDGDTQLGGDDWDNALIAWIVGEFKKDQGIDLSSQPDALQRIKEEAEKAKIALSSSQSYDISLPFITADQTGPKHIQLTLTRAKLEQLTDSLFERTKKPVRDCLKEAGVDASHVDELVLVGGMTRMPKVIEVAKELAGKEPHRGVNPDEVVAIGASIQGGVLKGDVKDVLLLDVTPLTLSIETEGSRATPMIDRNTTIPAKKSQVFSTASDNQPAVDIRICQGERPMFSDNKLLGNFKLDGIAPKRRGEPQIEVTFDIDANGILHVSAKDKESGKEQKISIQGSSGLSKDEIEKAKAEAESHAEEDRKRVEIVDTKNKAEGLVFQVEKQLEELPAEAPAELKSGIQAKVDAVKDALKSDNIDAIKSSVSALESALQDLYNAAQQAQAAAGGGAGPAPDVDVESPESGPSEPRQAKGKVVEAEVVDK; from the coding sequence ATGTCCAAGATTCTCGGCATCGACCTCGGCACCACCAACTCCTGCATGGCCGTCATGGAAGGCGGCGAGCCGGTCGTGCTCGAAAACTCCGAAGGCGCCCGCACCACCCCGTCGGTGGTTGCGTTCACGAAATCCGGCGAGCGTGTGATCGGCCAGGCAGCCAAGCGCCAGGCCGTCACCAACCCCAAGAACACCATCTTCTCCGCCAAGCGCCTGATCGGTCGCAAATTCTCCGAGCTCTCGGAGGCCGACAAGAAGATGCCCTACAAGATCGTCGCGGCCGCCAATGGCGATGCCCACATCCAGGTCGAAGTCGGCGGCGAGACCAAGACCTACTCGCCGCAGGAAATCGCGGCCATGGTCCTCGGCAAGCTCAAGGCCGATGCCGAAGCCAAGCTCGGTGAAACCATCACCGACGCGGTGATCACCGTCCCTGCCTATTTCAACGACTCCCAGCGCAATGCCACCAAGGCCGCAGGCGAAATCGCCGGCCTCAACGTGCGCCGCATCATCAATGAGCCGACCGCCGCGGCCCTAGCCTACGGCCTCGATAAGAAGTCCGACGAGAAGATCGCCGTCTATGACCTTGGCGGTGGCACCTTCGATATCTCGGTCCTCGAGATCGGCGATGGCGTCTTCGAAGTGCTCGCCACCGATGGCGACACCCAGCTCGGTGGTGACGACTGGGACAATGCGCTGATCGCTTGGATCGTCGGCGAATTCAAAAAGGACCAGGGCATCGACCTCTCCAGCCAGCCGGACGCGCTCCAGCGCATCAAGGAAGAGGCGGAAAAGGCCAAGATCGCCCTCTCCTCCAGCCAGTCCTACGATATCTCGCTGCCCTTCATCACCGCCGACCAGACCGGCCCGAAGCACATCCAGCTCACGCTCACCCGCGCCAAGCTGGAGCAGCTCACTGATTCCCTCTTCGAGCGCACCAAGAAGCCCGTCCGCGATTGCCTCAAGGAAGCCGGCGTCGACGCCTCGCACGTGGATGAGCTCGTCCTCGTCGGCGGCATGACCCGCATGCCAAAGGTCATCGAGGTCGCCAAGGAACTCGCTGGCAAGGAGCCGCACCGCGGCGTGAACCCGGACGAAGTCGTCGCCATCGGCGCCTCCATCCAGGGCGGCGTGCTCAAGGGCGACGTGAAGGACGTGCTCCTCCTCGACGTGACCCCGCTCACGCTTTCGATCGAAACCGAAGGCTCGCGCGCCACGCCGATGATCGACCGCAATACCACCATCCCGGCCAAGAAGTCGCAGGTCTTCTCGACCGCTTCCGACAACCAGCCGGCCGTGGACATCCGCATCTGCCAAGGCGAGCGCCCGATGTTCTCCGACAACAAGCTGCTCGGAAACTTCAAGCTCGATGGCATCGCGCCGAAGCGCCGCGGCGAGCCGCAGATCGAAGTGACCTTCGACATCGACGCCAACGGCATCCTCCACGTCTCCGCCAAGGACAAGGAATCCGGCAAGGAGCAGAAGATCTCGATCCAGGGTTCCTCCGGTCTCTCCAAGGACGAGATCGAGAAGGCCAAGGCCGAGGCCGAGTCGCACGCCGAGGAAGACCGCAAGCGCGTCGAAATCGTCGACACCAAGAACAAGGCTGAGGGCCTCGTGTTCCAGGTCGAGAAGCAACTCGAAGAACTGCCCGCCGAAGCCCCTGCCGAACTCAAGTCCGGCATCCAGGCCAAGGTCGATGCCGTGAAGGACGCGCTCAAGAGCGACAACATCGACGCCATCAAGAGCAGCGTCTCCGCTCTCGAAAGCGCACTCCAGGACCTCTACAACGCCGCCCAGCAAGCCCAAGCCGCTGCCGGTGGTGGAGCCGGTCCGGCACCTGACGTGGACGTCGAGTCCCCCGAGTCCGGCCCATCCGAACCCCGCCAAGCCAAGGGCAAGGTCGTGGAAGCCGAAGTCGTCGATAAATAA
- a CDS encoding RNA polymerase sigma factor: MENSAPAPDSSDAELLQAGYRYALALSHHHEEAEDLVQETWLNLCRRYGRVENRAILFSSIRNLHIDQCRRRKLVHFESMDHPDVPELADIPTDEPCMKGELAAMLGRLKPTEREVIFLHYYEGQTAEEISQLHGQSRGTVLSLIHRSIAKLRKLGEAAAETISRNQILFLLVLPMVWALSY, translated from the coding sequence TTGGAAAATTCCGCCCCAGCTCCTGACTCCAGCGACGCCGAATTGCTCCAGGCGGGATACCGCTATGCCCTGGCCCTCTCGCATCATCACGAGGAAGCCGAGGACCTCGTTCAGGAAACCTGGCTGAATCTCTGCCGCCGCTATGGCCGCGTGGAAAACCGCGCCATCCTCTTCTCCTCGATCCGGAATCTCCACATCGACCAATGCCGGCGACGGAAGCTAGTCCACTTCGAGTCCATGGATCATCCCGATGTCCCCGAGCTCGCCGACATCCCCACCGATGAGCCCTGCATGAAGGGCGAGCTCGCCGCCATGCTTGGCCGACTGAAACCAACCGAGCGCGAGGTCATCTTCCTCCACTACTACGAAGGCCAGACCGCCGAGGAGATCTCCCAACTCCACGGCCAGAGCCGCGGCACTGTCCTCAGCCTGATCCACCGCTCGATCGCCAAGCTCCGCAAGCTCGGCGAAGCCGCCGCCGAAACGATTTCCCGCAATCAAATCCTCTTCCTGCTCGTCCTGCCCATGGTGTGGGCACTCTCCTACTGA
- a CDS encoding GNAT family N-acetyltransferase → MTSPEPNDEVRLIDCSEAEHATAILEILNEAILHSTALYDYVPRAPEAMVSWFATKRAHGFPVVGAVDAAGRLLGFASWGTFRAFPAYKYTVEHSVYVHADARGRGLGKALLLELIRRAREAQLHVLVGCIDAANTASIQLHQRLGFTHSGTFPQVGFKFGQWLDVAFYQLNLETPVQPQDG, encoded by the coding sequence ATGACTTCCCCCGAGCCGAACGACGAGGTGCGCCTGATCGATTGCAGCGAGGCTGAGCATGCCACTGCGATTCTGGAGATCCTGAATGAGGCGATTCTCCATTCGACGGCGCTGTATGATTATGTGCCGCGGGCACCGGAAGCGATGGTGAGCTGGTTCGCCACCAAGCGGGCCCATGGTTTCCCCGTGGTGGGAGCGGTGGATGCTGCTGGCAGGTTGTTGGGCTTCGCGAGTTGGGGGACGTTCCGAGCGTTTCCGGCTTATAAGTACACGGTGGAGCACAGTGTGTATGTGCATGCCGATGCACGCGGGAGAGGACTTGGTAAAGCCCTGCTCCTCGAATTGATCCGGCGTGCGCGCGAGGCGCAGTTGCACGTGCTGGTGGGATGTATCGATGCGGCGAATACCGCGAGCATTCAGCTGCACCAGCGGTTGGGATTCACGCACTCGGGCACGTTTCCCCAGGTTGGTTTCAAGTTCGGGCAGTGGCTGGACGTGGCGTTTTACCAGCTCAACTTGGAAACGCCGGTGCAGCCGCAGGACGGCTAA
- a CDS encoding beta strand repeat-containing protein, with amino-acid sequence MRILSSLAALAFAAILLPAALHAETPATPASPAPGIIPWSEIGAKAGAQYQGKALSVTAEGEGALLTCGFQKMEGTATHEGLWLTSSADGSHGERFRVAATVLGRGEVPGTALPLTGPVRVLDSVVRWERAGLAEEYSVSVDGVRQDFVVAQRPAGEGSLRVDLALTGAQAEATPYGAKLTLEGSNRALAYSRLRVVDANGKELTATMQVLALDCLAICVEDADAAYPVRIDPTISDANWVSIDNASIPGVSGFVNAAVLDDSGNLYIGGRFGLVVTTFANNIAKWNGSSWSALGSGVSHPTFNAEVTSLAVSGTTLYAGGNFSLAGGLPVNGMAKWDGSAWSSLGAGSVNGYINALAVNGTTLYAAGNVSQTGGLPGITGYIAQMDLATGVWSGLGTPGPSGSRGVNLPIRALALRGTKLYVGGYFSKVLAGAEMPASSIALWDISTSTWSALGSGINNQNLGVAALAVNDTTVYAGGIFGTAGGVFAGNIAQWDIATSTWSAMGSQMAMGYGVKALALSGTTLYAAGAGPTAVTRAAKWDASTSTWSALGSATTGNSPNVNALAVSGTTVFAGGEFSKAGGIESRGIAKWEDSTSTWSGFGAGMNGQVTALAVSDTKLYAGGAFSAAGSVSASAIAQWDGTAWSALGTGIYGQVLALAIDGSTLYAGGIFTEAGGTPANRIAKWDGSAWSALGSGMDQQVNVLAMSGSTLYAGGPFTTAGGIAVNRIAKWDGSAWSALGAGLGTGPFDFSIQVTSLAFSGTTLYAGGWFGTQFSVAAGSVAKWDGSTWTPLGSGMNRLVTSLAVSGTTLYAGGNFTFADNAPANYIARWNGSSWLPLGQGMNDQISVLKMSGTTLYAGGYFTTADGAPANHIAQWNGSAWSALGSGTNGRVYAMALTGSMLYAGGTFGTVGANALSPYIGAVDLAPPTVAASTANLAATANSIVIHGTGFDWQASHNTVVFTPSGSGVITSATSTSLTVTGLTGLTVGPLNAVVGTDGYTSGAAVQVATVIPVAPVVTTPTSSDIYATSATLGGKIVTNGGAVVTASGVVYSVTSTNANPQIGGAGVANVTGTGSSGVFTVDATGLAPSVQYSFAAYATNSVGTTYTSPVSTFTTPNNVATLSNLMLSSGTLSPVFASGTLEYTAYVTSSTSSITFTPTTTDSHAYVVIDGWDLVTSGSTSEELDLSPGSTTFHIDVIAQDETTVQTYTVTVTQLTGYPDWRLSHFGTLENSGNTADTASYANDGISNLMKYALGLDPLVAANPPALTAAVSGSSDPLLNDRLAIRFTLPNPAPGDVTYTVQASPDLITWTDVATNVHAGGWTWVADEGLSESHILENDGGNTSTLQVGDLVPSSGNPSRMMRLKVDIP; translated from the coding sequence ATGAGAATTCTGTCCTCCCTCGCGGCACTCGCATTTGCCGCAATACTGCTTCCCGCTGCTCTTCACGCGGAAACGCCTGCGACACCTGCCTCTCCCGCTCCCGGCATCATTCCGTGGAGTGAAATTGGAGCCAAGGCCGGAGCGCAATACCAAGGGAAGGCGTTGAGCGTGACAGCGGAGGGCGAGGGGGCGCTTCTGACCTGCGGATTTCAGAAGATGGAGGGCACGGCCACTCACGAGGGGCTCTGGCTCACTTCAAGCGCGGATGGCTCACACGGGGAACGATTCCGGGTCGCAGCCACCGTGCTGGGACGCGGTGAAGTACCTGGAACCGCGTTGCCGTTGACTGGCCCGGTGCGCGTTCTGGACTCGGTGGTGCGGTGGGAGCGCGCTGGCCTGGCGGAGGAATATTCCGTGAGCGTGGACGGCGTGCGCCAGGATTTCGTCGTCGCCCAGCGCCCCGCGGGTGAGGGCTCGTTGCGGGTAGATCTGGCTCTAACCGGGGCGCAAGCGGAGGCCACTCCATATGGGGCGAAGCTCACGCTGGAGGGATCGAATCGCGCCCTGGCCTACAGCCGGTTGCGCGTGGTGGATGCGAATGGCAAGGAACTCACCGCAACGATGCAAGTGCTGGCCTTGGACTGCCTGGCGATTTGCGTGGAGGATGCGGACGCCGCCTACCCCGTGCGCATTGATCCCACGATCAGCGATGCCAACTGGGTGAGCATCGACAACGCCAGCATCCCGGGCGTCAGCGGTTTCGTGAATGCCGCTGTCCTGGACGACAGTGGCAATCTCTACATCGGCGGTAGATTCGGTTTAGTCGTCACGACGTTTGCCAACAACATCGCGAAATGGAACGGCAGTTCGTGGTCGGCCCTCGGCTCGGGGGTAAGCCACCCAACGTTCAACGCCGAAGTCACTTCCCTGGCAGTGAGCGGCACGACGCTCTACGCCGGGGGAAATTTCAGCCTGGCGGGCGGGTTGCCGGTGAACGGAATGGCGAAATGGGACGGCAGCGCGTGGTCTTCCCTCGGCGCGGGGTCGGTGAATGGCTACATCAATGCGCTGGCGGTGAATGGCACGACGCTCTACGCCGCAGGCAATGTCTCGCAGACGGGCGGCTTGCCGGGGATCACCGGCTACATCGCGCAAATGGACCTGGCCACCGGCGTTTGGTCGGGCCTCGGCACGCCGGGACCCTCGGGCAGCAGGGGGGTGAACCTCCCGATCCGTGCGCTGGCGTTGCGAGGCACGAAGCTCTACGTCGGGGGGTATTTCTCCAAAGTGCTCGCGGGTGCTGAGATGCCAGCAAGCAGCATCGCGCTATGGGACATCAGCACCAGCACCTGGTCCGCCCTCGGCTCTGGGATCAATAATCAGAACCTCGGCGTCGCAGCGCTGGCAGTGAACGACACGACAGTCTATGCCGGTGGTATTTTCGGCACAGCGGGCGGAGTGTTCGCCGGCAACATCGCGCAATGGGACATCGCCACCAGCACTTGGTCGGCGATGGGCTCGCAGATGGCCATGGGCTACGGAGTGAAGGCGCTGGCGCTGAGCGGCACGACGCTCTACGCGGCGGGAGCGGGCCCGACGGCGGTCACTCGCGCCGCGAAGTGGGACGCCAGCACCAGCACCTGGTCGGCCCTCGGCTCGGCTACGACAGGCAACAGCCCGAATGTCAACGCGCTGGCAGTGAGTGGCACGACGGTTTTCGCCGGGGGAGAGTTTAGCAAGGCAGGAGGGATTGAGTCTCGCGGCATCGCGAAGTGGGAAGACAGCACCAGCACGTGGTCGGGGTTCGGGGCGGGAATGAACGGCCAGGTCACTGCGCTGGCGGTGAGCGACACGAAGCTGTACGCCGGGGGAGCTTTCAGCGCGGCGGGTTCGGTGTCTGCAAGCGCCATCGCGCAATGGGACGGGACCGCGTGGTCGGCGCTCGGAACGGGGATCTATGGGCAGGTGCTTGCGCTGGCGATTGATGGCTCGACGCTGTATGCCGGGGGAATTTTCACCGAGGCGGGAGGGACGCCAGCCAACCGCATCGCGAAATGGGACGGCAGTGCCTGGTCAGCCCTGGGCTCGGGGATGGACCAGCAAGTCAATGTGCTGGCCATGAGCGGCAGCACGCTCTACGCCGGGGGGCCTTTTACCACGGCAGGTGGGATTGCCGTCAATCGCATCGCGAAATGGGACGGCAGTGCCTGGTCGGCCTTGGGCGCGGGACTCGGCACGGGCCCGTTCGACTTCAGCATCCAAGTCACTTCGCTGGCATTCAGCGGCACGACGCTGTACGCGGGGGGATGGTTTGGCACACAGTTCTCGGTGGCTGCTGGCTCCGTGGCGAAATGGGACGGCAGTACTTGGACCCCTCTCGGCTCGGGGATGAACCGCCTGGTTACTTCGCTGGCGGTGAGCGGCACGACGCTGTATGCCGGGGGAAATTTCACCTTCGCGGATAATGCGCCGGCCAACTACATCGCCCGATGGAATGGCAGTAGCTGGTTGCCCCTCGGCCAGGGGATGAACGACCAGATCTCGGTGCTGAAAATGAGCGGCACGACGCTTTACGCCGGGGGATATTTCACCACGGCGGACGGGGCTCCTGCCAACCACATTGCACAATGGAACGGCAGTGCTTGGTCGGCTCTGGGTTCGGGCACGAACGGCCGCGTCTATGCAATGGCATTGACCGGCTCGATGCTCTACGCCGGGGGAACGTTTGGCACGGTCGGAGCCAATGCCTTATCGCCTTACATCGGGGCCGTGGACCTTGCGCCACCCACCGTCGCCGCCAGCACCGCAAACCTGGCGGCCACCGCTAACAGCATCGTCATCCATGGCACGGGCTTCGACTGGCAGGCCAGCCACAATACAGTGGTCTTCACCCCTTCAGGTTCGGGCGTGATCACGTCGGCCACCTCCACCTCGCTCACCGTTACCGGACTCACCGGACTGACGGTTGGCCCATTGAACGCCGTGGTCGGTACGGACGGCTATACCAGCGGTGCCGCGGTTCAAGTCGCCACCGTCATTCCCGTCGCTCCGGTGGTGACGACGCCCACCAGCTCTGACATTTATGCGACGAGCGCCACTCTCGGCGGCAAGATCGTCACCAACGGCGGGGCTGTGGTCACGGCCAGCGGCGTGGTTTACTCGGTGACTTCAACCAATGCCAACCCTCAGATCGGCGGCGCAGGCGTGGCCAATGTAACCGGAACCGGCTCCTCCGGCGTGTTCACGGTGGATGCCACAGGATTGGCGCCCAGTGTTCAGTATTCCTTTGCCGCCTACGCGACCAACAGTGTGGGCACCACTTACACCAGCCCGGTTTCGACGTTCACCACTCCCAACAATGTGGCGACGCTCTCCAATCTCATGTTGAGCAGCGGCACCCTGAGTCCCGTCTTCGCCAGCGGCACACTGGAATACACCGCGTATGTGACCAGTTCGACGAGTTCCATCACCTTTACTCCCACGACGACAGACAGCCATGCCTACGTGGTGATCGACGGGTGGGATCTGGTGACCTCCGGGAGCACGAGCGAAGAACTCGACCTCAGTCCCGGCAGCACCACCTTTCACATCGACGTGATCGCGCAGGACGAAACCACGGTGCAGACCTACACGGTCACCGTGACCCAACTGACTGGATACCCCGATTGGCGTCTCTCCCATTTCGGAACCCTTGAGAATAGCGGAAACACGGCGGACACCGCCTCCTACGCTAACGACGGAATCTCGAACCTCATGAAGTACGCGCTTGGCCTCGATCCACTCGTGGCCGCGAATCCCCCTGCTCTGACGGCGGCCGTCAGTGGTTCGAGCGATCCCTTGCTCAATGACCGCCTGGCGATCCGTTTCACCCTCCCCAATCCTGCGCCCGGTGATGTGACTTATACCGTGCAAGCCAGCCCGGACCTGATCACTTGGACCGACGTGGCGACGAATGTGCACGCCGGAGGATGGACGTGGGTGGCGGATGAAGGATTATCCGAATCCCACATCTTGGAAAACGATGGAGGCAACACTTCCACCCTCCAGGTGGGCGATCTCGTGCCCTCCAGCGGCAACCCTTCGCGGATGATGCGTTTGAAGGTGGATATTCCGTAG
- the asnS gene encoding asparagine--tRNA ligase has product MCMRILVRDLLRSTDPSDSIHAAGWVRTRRDSKAFSFLEINDGSCAGNLQIIADVGIPGSEHLAKMSTGASVAVEGKLVASQGGNQAWEVQATSIRLLGEAPDDFPLQKKGHSQEFLRSIAHLRPRTNLYGAMFRIRSRMSQAVHRFFQERSFYYVHTPIITASDCEGAGEMFRVTTLDPVSGAKQKFKEDFFGKAAHLTVSGQLEGELFATALGNIYTFGPTFRAENSNTSRHAAEFWMIEPEMAFCDLQGDMDLAEAMVRYLVREALEGQDGDLAIFEKFVDKGLRERLEFVANHPFERVSYTEAVEILKKSGKSFEYPVEYGLNLQSEHERWLTEEYFKKPTTVFNYPKEIKPFYMRLNEDDKTVTAMDLLVPGIGEIVGGSQREERLDVLLANMERHGLSVEDYSWYVDTRKYGTVPHAGFGMGFERMLMFVTGMQNIRDVIPFARTPGHCEF; this is encoded by the coding sequence ATGTGCATGCGCATTCTCGTCCGCGATTTGCTCCGTTCGACTGATCCTTCCGACTCGATCCATGCCGCGGGGTGGGTGAGGACGCGGCGGGATTCGAAGGCGTTCTCGTTCCTGGAGATCAATGACGGGTCTTGTGCGGGGAATTTGCAGATCATCGCGGATGTGGGGATTCCGGGGTCGGAGCACTTGGCGAAGATGAGCACGGGGGCCTCGGTGGCGGTGGAGGGGAAGCTGGTGGCGTCGCAGGGGGGCAACCAGGCTTGGGAGGTGCAGGCGACTTCGATCCGTCTGTTAGGCGAGGCGCCGGATGATTTCCCGCTGCAGAAGAAGGGGCACTCGCAGGAGTTCCTGCGGAGCATCGCGCACTTGCGGCCGCGGACGAATCTTTATGGGGCGATGTTCCGGATCCGGAGCCGGATGAGCCAGGCGGTGCACCGGTTTTTCCAGGAGCGCTCGTTCTACTACGTCCACACGCCGATCATCACGGCGAGCGACTGTGAGGGAGCGGGGGAAATGTTCCGGGTGACGACGCTGGATCCGGTGAGCGGGGCGAAGCAGAAGTTCAAGGAGGATTTCTTCGGCAAGGCGGCGCATCTCACCGTGTCGGGCCAGTTGGAAGGTGAGCTGTTCGCGACGGCGCTGGGGAACATCTATACGTTCGGGCCGACGTTCCGCGCGGAGAATTCGAATACCTCGCGGCATGCGGCGGAGTTCTGGATGATCGAGCCGGAGATGGCGTTCTGTGATTTGCAGGGGGACATGGATCTAGCGGAGGCGATGGTAAGGTATCTTGTTAGAGAGGCGCTGGAAGGACAGGACGGCGACCTGGCGATCTTCGAGAAGTTCGTGGACAAGGGCCTGCGCGAGCGGCTGGAGTTCGTGGCGAACCATCCGTTCGAGCGCGTCTCCTATACGGAAGCGGTGGAGATCCTGAAGAAGTCCGGCAAGAGCTTCGAGTATCCGGTGGAGTATGGCTTGAACTTGCAGAGCGAGCACGAGCGCTGGCTAACAGAAGAGTATTTCAAGAAGCCGACGACGGTCTTCAACTACCCGAAGGAGATCAAACCGTTCTACATGCGTCTCAATGAGGACGACAAGACGGTGACGGCGATGGACCTGTTAGTGCCGGGGATCGGCGAGATCGTCGGTGGCAGCCAGCGTGAGGAGCGGCTGGATGTGCTGCTCGCGAACATGGAGCGGCATGGCCTGAGCGTGGAGGACTACTCGTGGTACGTGGACACGCGGAAGTACGGGACGGTGCCGCACGCGGGCTTCGGGATGGGCTTCGAGCGGATGCTGATGTTCGTGACCGGCATGCAGAATATCCGTGACGTGATTCCCTTCGCGAGGACGCCGGGGCACTGCGAGTTTTGA